The following is a genomic window from Pyricularia oryzae 70-15 chromosome 5, whole genome shotgun sequence.
TTAGTATAAAAGGCGCcatccatttttttttcttctttttttccagcTCACACCGACCAACAAGCCACACTTTTATTTGGATTTAAAACCAACAGCAACATCCACTGCGCAGcaacagcggcagcagcagcagcagtcaaGATGTCTCCCGCACTTACAATACCGTACGGCCGACGCCTAATCCCACAGGTCCTGGACGACTTGGCCAGGACCACACCGGACAGGGAGATGTTCTCGGTGCCACGCTCCGACGACCCCAAGGACGGCTGGAAGACGTTGAGCTACGGGCAGGTGGCGGGCGCCGTCGACCGCGTGGCCGGCTACCTGCTGGAGCAAAAGAAGGACATACTGTCGAGGTGcgcgagcagcagcagcagcggcaacaGCCAGACCAACGGGAGCGGCGACTCGAGGGCGCAGGACGAGTTCCCGACGCTGGCGTACCTCGGCCCCAGCGACGCGCGCTACGTCATCTTCGCCGTGGCCTGCGTCAAGGCCGGCATGAAGGCGCTCTTCATCTCGCCGAGGAACCCCAAGGCGGCGCAGCTGAACCTCTTTGACAAGACCAACTGCAACGCCATCTACTACGACCCAGAGTACGACCACGAGGTCCGGCTGTGGCTGGACGAGCGCACGACCATGATGGGCGTCAGGGTGCACTCGGCGCAGGAGTGGATCGACGGCTGGGGCGCAGACAAGGGCAGCAAGCCGGCGCACGTACCCTACACAAAGACGTTTGAGGAGGCCGAGTGGGACCCCTTCATGGTCATGCACACCAGCGGCAGCACCGGGTTCCCGAAGCCCGTGTTTGTGCGCGTGGGCATGCTGGCCGTGTCGGATTCCTTCCACTCGGCGCCCGAGTTCATGGGCAGCCCCACAATCTTCAGCACGAGCATGGCCGGCCGGCGCATCCTGAACCCGATGCCGCTGTTCCACGCCGCCGGCCTGTACGTCAGCCTCCTGCGGGCCGTCTACTTTGCCATGCCCGTCGCGCTCGGCATCACCTCGCGGCCCGTGACGCCGCAGTCCGTCATGGACGCCCTGGCCAACGTCGACGTCGACATGGCCATCCTCCCGCCCGCCATCCTGGACGAGATCGCCTACATCCCCGAGGCCGTCGACGCCCTGCGGCGGCTCGACTACGTCCTCTTTGGCGGCGGGCCCCTGAACCCCGAGGCCGGCGACCGCCTCTCGGTGCGCGAGGGCGTCAGGCTGCTCAACATGATCGGCTACACCGAGGCCGCGCCGCTGGCCTACCACGTGCAGAGGGATCCCAAGCTCTGGCAGTGGTTCATCGTCGACTCGGAGAGGATGGGCAACAAGTGGGTTCCCTACGGCGACCTGACCGACGAGGGTGAGGTGTACGAGCACGTCATCAAGCGCAAGGAGAAGAACGACCCGCCCGGATCCCAGGGCATCTTCTACACCTTCCCCGACCTGCACGAGTACCCGACCAAGGACCTGTACATCAAGCACCCGACGCTGCCCAACCACTGGAAGTACCACGGCCGCGCCGACGACGTCATCGTCTTCTCCAACGGCGAGAAGCTCAACCCCGTCTCCATcgaggccgccgtcgccagccACCCGGACCTCAAGGCCGCCATGGTCGTCGGCGCAGGCCGGTTCCAGCCCGCGCTGATCGTCGAGCCCGCGCTGCCCGAGCTCTCGCCCAAGAACGACCAGGAGGCCGACCGCTTCGTCGAGCGCATCTGGCCGCTCGTCGAGGAGGCCAACCGCGTCTCCGTCGCCCACGGCCGCATCGCCAAGGAGCTGATCCTCGTGGCGAGCCCGCACAAGCCCTTCCCCCGCGCCGGCAAGGGCACGGTGCAGCGTCCCGCCGCCGTCAAGCTCTACAAGCTCGAGACGGACGCCCTGTACGAAAAGGCCGGCATGGAGgccgacggcgccgccgacTCGTCCATCCCCATCGACGTCTCCTCCAAGCCCAAGCTGGCCGAGTCCATCCGGGAACTGTTTGAGCAGCTCGGCGAGATGAAcaacaagggcaagaagctcGCGCTCGACCGGGACTTTTTCACCGCCGGCGTCGACTCCCTGCAGGTCCTCAACGCCGTGCGCATGATCCGCCGCGGcctcgaggccgccggcCTGCCCAGGCCGTCGCCCTCGGTCCTCGCGCCACGCTTCATCTACGCCCACCCGACCGCCGAGAAGCTGGCCGCTTACGTCTTCGACACGATAATCCACGGGCAGCAAAACGGCCACGCAaacggcaacaacaacaacaacagcggcCCGTCCCCCGACATCCAGGCCATGAAGGCGCAGCTTGAAAAGTACACGAGGGGTCTGCGCAGCGACCCGGCCTCGCAgaagaacaagcccgcgccgtccGAGACCGACCAGACCATCATCCTCACGGGCTCCACGGGCGCGCTGGGGTCCTACATCCTCGACATGCTGCAGTCATCCGCCTCTGTGGGCAAGATCATCTGCCTGAACCGGGGCGACGACAGCGGCGCGCGGCAGAAGAAGCTCAGCGCCGAGCGCGGGCTGGCGACCTCGTTCGCCAAGGTCGAGTTCTACAACGCGGACCTGTCCCGACCGGACCTGGGGCTCGACGCCGAGACGTACGACCGACTGCTCCGCGACACGGACCGCATCGTGCACAACGCCTGGCCCGTCAACTTCAACATGTCGGTCGAGACCTTTGAGCCGCACGTGGCGTCGGCGCGCAACTTTGTCGACCTCGCCCTCAAGGCCGCCAAGAACGTCCACGTCGTCTTTGTCAGCTCCATCGGCACGGCCGACGGGTGGACCGGAGCCGAGGCGTTCCCGGAGCGCCGCTCCGACGACCTGACGCTGCCCTCGACCGGCTACGGGCGCTCCAAGCTGGTCAGCTCGTTGATCTTCGACGAGGCCAGGGAGCGCAGCGGCGTGTCGACGGCCGTGGTGCGCGTGGGCCAGATCGCCGGCCCGAGGGGCGACAAGGGCGCCTGGAACCGGCAAGAGTGGCTGCCGTCCATCGTGGCCAGCTCGCTCGCCCTCGGCGCGCTTCCTGGGAGCCTGGGCCCCATGGACGACGTCGAGTGGACGCCCACCGAGGATATGGCCAAGCTGATCCTCGAGGTCGCCGACATTCTGCCCACGCGCGAGGGCTGGAAGCATGACAACGAGGGATATTTCCACGGCGTCAATCCGCG
Proteins encoded in this region:
- a CDS encoding L-aminoadipate-semialdehyde dehydrogenase encodes the protein MSPALTIPYGRRLIPQVLDDLARTTPDREMFSVPRSDDPKDGWKTLSYGQVAGAVDRVAGYLLEQKKDILSRCASSSSSGNSQTNGSGDSRAQDEFPTLAYLGPSDARYVIFAVACVKAGMKALFISPRNPKAAQLNLFDKTNCNAIYYDPEYDHEVRLWLDERTTMMGVRVHSAQEWIDGWGADKGSKPAHVPYTKTFEEAEWDPFMVMHTSGSTGFPKPVFVRVGMLAVSDSFHSAPEFMGSPTIFSTSMAGRRILNPMPLFHAAGLYVSLLRAVYFAMPVALGITSRPVTPQSVMDALANVDVDMAILPPAILDEIAYIPEAVDALRRLDYVLFGGGPLNPEAGDRLSVREGVRLLNMIGYTEAAPLAYHVQRDPKLWQWFIVDSERMGNKWVPYGDLTDEGEVYEHVIKRKEKNDPPGSQGIFYTFPDLHEYPTKDLYIKHPTLPNHWKYHGRADDVIVFSNGEKLNPVSIEAAVASHPDLKAAMVVGAGRFQPALIVEPALPELSPKNDQEADRFVERIWPLVEEANRVSVAHGRIAKELILVASPHKPFPRAGKGTVQRPAAVKLYKLETDALYEKAGMEADGAADSSIPIDVSSKPKLAESIRELFEQLGEMNNKGKKLALDRDFFTAGVDSLQVLNAVRMIRRGLEAAGLPRPSPSVLAPRFIYAHPTAEKLAAYVFDTIIHGQQNGHANGNNNNNSGPSPDIQAMKAQLEKYTRGLRSDPASQKNKPAPSETDQTIILTGSTGALGSYILDMLQSSASVGKIICLNRGDDSGARQKKLSAERGLATSFAKVEFYNADLSRPDLGLDAETYDRLLRDTDRIVHNAWPVNFNMSVETFEPHVASARNFVDLALKAAKNVHVVFVSSIGTADGWTGAEAFPERRSDDLTLPSTGYGRSKLVSSLIFDEARERSGVSTAVVRVGQIAGPRGDKGAWNRQEWLPSIVASSLALGALPGSLGPMDDVEWTPTEDMAKLILEVADILPTREGWKHDNEGYFHGVNPRSSKWSELVPHVHDFYGDRIKEIVPIEKWVELLEKSASDTKNIEKNPGVKLLDFYQGLLHSRNIKFDMRRTCELSPTMASLEAVTPELMKNWCRQWEF